One genomic window of Leptotrichia trevisanii DSM 22070 includes the following:
- a CDS encoding transposase family protein — MQNFLLQTLKSTKNYKLTEEDKEYNSAISKQRIYIEHVNRHIKRFRILSTCYRNKRRKFIMRFSLIC, encoded by the coding sequence ATGCAAAATTTTTTATTACAAACATTAAAATCAACTAAGAACTACAAGTTGACAGAGGAAGACAAGGAATATAACTCGGCTATTTCAAAACAGAGAATTTACATAGAGCATGTGAACAGGCATATTAAGAGATTCAGGATATTATCCACATGTTACAGAAACAAAAGAAGAAAATTTATTATGAGATTCTCGTTGATTTGTTGA
- a CDS encoding radical SAM protein, which translates to MSTIIKETVSKNIITKSKLPATDYVINNYVGCNHGCIYCYAEFMKRFTNHTEKWGEFLDVKKFNEEKFVKYLKKINSDKKILMSSVTDPYNPYEIKYKSTRNILKLFIQANNEHIHLEILTKSLLIFRDIDLLKKIKNITVGISLNTLNDNLRRQIEPCAGSIKSRIEILKKLKGENIPVYLFISPIFPMLTQLEEIIATCKDTVDFIYFENLNLRGRYKKIILDFISKNFPEYNQLYQDIYTKNKKEYWYLLMEDINRLCEIYDIKYKTFFFHDNKSS; encoded by the coding sequence ATGAGTACAATTATAAAGGAGACAGTCTCAAAAAATATAATTACTAAATCTAAACTACCAGCTACGGATTATGTTATAAATAACTATGTTGGGTGCAACCATGGCTGTATTTACTGTTATGCAGAATTTATGAAAAGATTTACTAACCATACTGAAAAATGGGGAGAATTTTTAGATGTTAAAAAGTTTAATGAAGAAAAATTTGTTAAATATCTTAAGAAAATAAATAGTGATAAAAAAATATTAATGAGTTCAGTTACAGACCCTTATAATCCGTATGAAATAAAGTATAAATCTACAAGAAATATTTTAAAACTTTTTATTCAAGCAAATAATGAACATATTCATTTAGAAATTTTAACAAAATCTTTACTGATTTTTAGAGATATTGATTTATTAAAAAAAATTAAAAATATTACTGTAGGAATTTCATTAAATACATTGAATGACAATTTAAGAAGGCAAATCGAACCTTGTGCAGGAAGCATTAAAAGCAGAATTGAAATTCTAAAAAAACTTAAAGGAGAAAATATACCCGTGTATTTATTTATATCTCCTATTTTTCCGATGCTTACACAATTGGAAGAAATTATTGCTACCTGTAAAGATACAGTCGATTTTATTTATTTTGAAAATTTAAATCTAAGAGGGAGATACAAAAAAATTATTTTAGATTTTATTTCAAAAAATTTTCCTGAGTATAACCAGCTATATCAGGATATCTATACAAAGAATAAAAAAGAATACTGGTATTTACTAATGGAAGATATAAATAGATTATGTGAAATTTATGATATAAAATATAAAACTTTCTTTTTTCATGATAATAAATCAAGTTAA